DNA from Deltaproteobacteria bacterium:
GTGGTAGAAAACGCAAGAGAATTGGATCTGCGCCCGGAAATAGCCCGCGCCATAGTCCAGAGCGGCTGGCAGCTTCGGCAGCTGACAGCTCAGGACATGAGCCTGGAAGAAATATTCATGCATCTGGTTACGGATGAAGATATGGCGGAGGCTGTTTGATGAAAGGCTTTTTCCCTGTATATCGCAAAGAACTCTACTGCTTCTTTTCTTCTCCTGTTCTTTATGTGGTTGCCTTTATTTTTACAGGACTCGCCGGCTATTTTTTCTATGCTTCGGTATCCTATTACTCTCTGGCCAGCTTTCAGGCGGCCAGGGATCCCTTTGTCGCTTCTCAGCTCAACCTCTCTGACATGGTGTTGCAGCCTTTTTTTGGCAGTCTTGGCATAGTACTGCTTCTCATGGTGCCGCTGATAACCATGAGATTGTTTGCAGAAGAGAAAAAAACCGGCACCATTGAGCTGCTCTTCACCTATCCCATCTCAGATAGTGCTGCGGTGTTGGGCAAATTCTTTGCTGCCATTTGCGTGGTACTGCTGTTGCTGGTAACGACCCTGCCTGCTATGGCGGTGCTGGCCTATGT
Protein-coding regions in this window:
- a CDS encoding ABC transporter permease subunit → MKGFFPVYRKELYCFFSSPVLYVVAFIFTGLAGYFFYASVSYYSLASFQAARDPFVASQLNLSDMVLQPFFGSLGIVLLLMVPLITMRLFAEEKKTGTIELLFTYPISDSAAVLGKFFAAICVVLLLLVTTLPAMAVLAYVSSPPWGNVCSGYMGLFLMSCSFVSLGLFASSLTQNQIIAAALSFGPLLLLWIIGWAQSLTGPTLGSIIGYLSLVNHFDNFTKGIVDSRDALFYLLFTTLFIFTTLRILESRQWRG